The following are from one region of the Carettochelys insculpta isolate YL-2023 unplaced genomic scaffold, ASM3395843v1 scaffold_0100, whole genome shotgun sequence genome:
- the LOC142006648 gene encoding disks large homolog 4-like: MAVEALKEAGCIVRLYVMRRKALAEKVMEVKLIKGPKGLGFSIAGGVGNQHIPGDNSIYVTKIIEGGAAHKDGRLQIGDKILAVNNVSLEDVMHEDAVAALKNTYDVVYLKVAKPTNVYLNDSYAPPDITTSYSQHLDNEISHQSYLGTDYPQAMTPTSPRRYSPIPKEMMGEEDIPREPRRIIIHRGSTGLGFNIVGGEDGEGIFISFILAGGPADLSGELRKGDQILSVNGVDLRNATHEQAAIALKNAGQTVTIIAQYKPDEYSRFEAKIHDLREQLMNSSLGSGTASLRSNPKRGFYIRALFDYDKTKDCGFLSQALSFRFGDVLHVVDASDDEWWQARRVQPVSEGDEIGFVPSKRRVERREWTRLKAKV; encoded by the exons ATGGCGGTGGAGGCCCTGAAGGAGGCCGGCTGCATCGTGCGCCTGTACGTCATGCGGCGGAAGGCGCTGGCCGAGAAGGTCATGGAGGTGAAGCTGATCAAGGGGCCCAAAG GCCTGGGCTTCAGCATCGCCGGGGGCGTGGGGAACCAGCACATCCCTGGCGACAACAGTATCTACGTCACCAAGATCATCGAGGGGGGCGCGGCCCACAAGGACGGGCGTCTCCAGATCGGGGACAAGATCCTGGCC gtgaACAACGTGAGCCTGGAGGACGTGATGCATGAGGACGCGGTGGCTGCGCTGAAGAACACCTACGACGTGGTCTACCTGAAGGTGGCGAAGCCGACCAACGTGTACCTCAACGACTCCTACGCCCCACCGGACATCACCACCT CATACTCCCAACACCTGGACAATGAAATCAGCCACCAGAGCTACCTGGGGACCGACTACCCGCAAGCCAtgacccccacctcaccccgtcGCTATTCCCCCATACCCAAGGAGATGATGGGGGAGGAGGACATTCCCAG GGAACCCCGCCGGATCATCATCCACCGCGGCTCGACAGGCCTGGGATTCAACATCGTGGGGGGAGAGGACGGGGAAGGGATCTTCATCTCCTTCATCTTAGCCGGCGGACCGGCCGACCTCAGTGGGGAGCTCAGGAAAGGGGACCAGATCCTCTCG GTGAACGGTGTGGATCTCAGGAATGCAACCCACGAACAGGCCGCCATTGCCCTGAAAAACGCGGGGCAGACGGTGACCATCATCGCTCAGTATAAACCCGATG AGTACAGCCGCTTCGAGGCCAAGATCCACGACCTGCGGGAGCAGCTGATGAACAGCAGCCTGGGCTCTGGCACCGCCTCCCTGCGCAGCAACCCGAAGCGCGGTTTCTACATCCG ggCGCTCTTCGACTACGACAAGACCAAGGACTGCGGGTTCCTGAGCCAGGCGCTGAGCTTCCGCTTCGGGGACGTGCTGCACGTGGTGGACGCCTCGGACGACGAGTGGTGGCAGGCGCGGCGGGTGCAGCCCGTCAGCGAGGGCGACGAGATCGGCTTCGTGCCCAGCAAGCGGCG GGTGGAGCGCCGAGAGTGGACCCGACTAAAGGCCAAGGTG